The following are encoded together in the Chaetodon auriga isolate fChaAug3 chromosome 6, fChaAug3.hap1, whole genome shotgun sequence genome:
- the pkp3a gene encoding plakophilin-3a isoform X3 — protein sequence MPNSSVTTYGLPSEIHVGNGGSVTDEMAKVRRVQQQVQMRLAEKSTLPRQNGSASHYAMSDYGGSSAMKYNTYNPSYSSKSYIYSGSRTMGPRVSQRSGFSCQSAGPEMAQFHRISVGGGGIGLGGGGGGGGGGGSSFYREEVRMGGYPSMRQQGRMDSEALSMHAVRQQTQPVNPWMVDGSDAASMVSDRDATFTRQYAQSAVNGYTSQIRQGGGTMTFSAPMRRSLSGTLSRGGGMTGGEVEIAQQHSFKGPAHRTISRITNRNRMSMGSMSGTLPHQMSSAGSSYGGDRVDSGFITQGLTSASQGNLTMQRPGTLSRAMSIKSMQSVGKGMDIYGHGIDMGASMGNLSGITSLDMPTAVQNLREPDPELQVLGAAYIQHECYNDSDAKNEVRRLKGIGELVKLFNSENQEVQRFATGATRNLIYENMDNKVVLIEEGGIPQLVEALKEPDDELRKNITGILWNLSSKDNLKQKLARETLPDLTERILIPLSGLGDSDHVEQSASESEIFYNTTGCLRNLSSVNDKTRQQMRDTQGLVDSLVTYIKSSLEENKAEDKGVENAMCVLRNLSYQLYSEIPPSAQMRLDGPSRAQDTAKSDAIGCFTPQSKKAKNSKNQDLSTFTEVARVPKGMEWLWHPQIVGVYNRVLQQCEINSTTREAAAGALQNITAGDKRWASVLSRVALEQERMLPVVLDLLRTNKDVELRSLTGFLRNLSRHARDKNDMATKVVNNLVTKLPADGHQKEPSTEVVINICGVLNNLVTSSSVAARDITFFDGLPKLIGIKTSHDSSSGRIKAAKAAATVLINMFQYKKLHNSYKQKGFTRQDFADMVI from the exons ATG CCAAACAGCTCAGTCACCACCTACGGGCTCCCGTCTGAAATCCATGTCGGGAACGGGGGCTCCGTGACGGACGAGATGGCCAAAGTCCGGCGCgtccagcagcaggtccagATGAGACTGGCGGAGAAGTCCACACTTCCTCGTCAGAATGGATCAGCCTCGCATTACGCTATGTCAG ACTACGGTGGTTCTTCGGCAATGAAGTATAACACCTATAACCCAAGTTACAGCTCTAAATCCTACATTTATTCCGGCTCCAGAACAATG GGTCCACGAGTATCCCAGAGGTCAGGATTCAGCTGCCAGTCCGCTGGCCCAGAGATGGCCCAGTTCCACAGGATCAGTGTCGGGGGTGGAGGAATTGGccttggtggtggtggtggtggtggtggtggcggcggcaGCAGTTTTTATCGAGAGGAAGTACGCATGGGCGGCTACCCCAGCATGAGACAGCAGGGCCGGATGGACTCAGAGGCCCTCTCCATGCATGCAGTGCGGCAGCAGACACAGCCGGTGAATCCTTGGATGGTCGATGGAAGCGATGCTGCCAGCATGGTCTCTGACCGTGATGCCACCTTCACCCGCCAGTACGCTCAGAGCGCAGTCAACGGCTACACCAGCCAGATAAGGCAAGGAGGAGGCACCATGACCTTTTCAGCTCCCATGCGCCGATCTCTTAGTGGCACTCTTTCCCGTGGTGGAGGGATGACAGGAGGAGAAGTGGAGATCGCCCAGCAACATTCCTTCAAAGGTCCAGCCCACCGCACCATCAGCAGGATTACAAACCGAAACCGGATGAGCATGGGCTCCATGTCTGGGACCCTGCCGCATCAGATGTCCTCAGCTGGGAGCAGCTATGGCGGGGACAGAGTGGATTCAGGGTTCATCACACAAGGACTGACCTCTGCTTCCCAGGGGAACCTAACGATGCAGCGTCCAGGCACCCTGTCCCGCGCCATGTCAATCAAGAGCATGCAGAGTGTTGGCAAGGGCATGGACATCTATGGGCATGGCATTGACATGGGAGCCAGCATGGGCAACCTCAGCGG GATCACCTCCTTGGACATGCCCACAGCAGTGCAAAACCTGAGAGAGCCCGACCCTGAGCTGCAGGTCCTGGGGGCAGCCTACATTCAGCATGAGTGTTACAATGACAGCGATGCTAAGAACGAG GTGCGTCGCTTGAAGGGCATTGGGGAGCTGGTGAAGCTCTTCAACTCTGAGAACCAGGAAGTCCAGCGTTTTGCCACTGGCGCCACACGCAACCTCATCTATGAGAATATGGACAACAAGGTGGTCCTGATCGAGGAGGGCGGCATCCCACAGCTGGTCGAGGCCCTCAAGGAGCCCGACGATGAGCTCCGCAAAAACATCACAG gtaTATTGTGGAACCTTTCATCCAAAGACAACCTGAAGCAGAAACTGGCCAGGGAGACACTTCCTGATCTGACCGAGAGGATCCTCATCCCTCTGTCAGGCTTGGGAGACTCTGATCACGTGGAGCAATCCGCCTCAGAGTCAGAGATCTTCTACAACACCACAGGATGCCTCAG gaATCTGAGCTCTGTGAACGACAAGACCCGTCAGCAGATGAGAGATACACAGGGACTGGTGGACTCTCTGGTGACCTATATCAAGAGCTCCCTTGAGGAGAACAAGGCAGAAGACAAG GGGGTTGAAAATGCAATGTGTGTCTTGAGGAACCTCTCCTACCAGCTCTACAGTGAGATACCTCCATCTGCTCAGATGCGCTTGGATGGACCAAGCAGAGCTCAGGACACAGCAAAGAGTGACGCCATTGGCTGCTTTACACCTCAGAGCAAGAAAGCCAAAAAT AGCAAGAACCAGGACCTCTCCACTTTCACCGAGGTTGCTCGGGTGCCAAAGGGCATGGAGTGGCTGTGGCACCCGCAGATAGTCGGGGTGTACAACcgtgtgctgcagcagtgtgagaTCAACTCCACCACCCGCGAGGCAGCTGCCGGAGCGCTGCAGAACATCACAGCTGGAGACAAGAGG TGGGCTTCAGTGCTGAGCCGGGTGGCTCTGGAGCAGGAGCGCATGCTGCCGGTGGTGCTGGACCTCCTGCGTACCAACAAGGACGTGGAGCTGCGTTCCCTCACAGGCTTCCTCCGAAATCTGTCCCGCCATGCCAGGGATAAGAATGACATGG CCACAAAGGTGGTGAACAACCTGGTGACCAAGCTGCCTGCTGACGGACACCAGAAGGAGCCCTCGACCGAGGTGGTGATCAACATCTGCGGTGTTCTCAATAACTTGGTGACCAGCAGCTCTGTAGCTGCCAGAGACATCACCTTCTTTGATGGCCTGCCAAAACTCATCGGCATCAAGACCTCACATGACAGCAG CTCTGGAAGGATAAAGGCAGCcaaagcagcagccacagttCTCATCAACATGTTCCAGTACAAGAAACTGCACAACTCATACAAACAG AAAGGGTTTACAAGACAGGATTTTGCAGATATGGTGATCTAA
- the pkp3a gene encoding plakophilin-3a isoform X2 codes for MVMPNSSVTTYGLPSEIHVGNGGSVTDEMAKVRRVQQQVQMRLAEKSTLPRQNGSASHYAMSDYGGSSAMKYNTYNPSYSSKSYIYSGSRTMGPRVSQRSGFSCQSAGPEMAQFHRISVGGGGIGLGGGGGGGGGGGSSFYREEVRMGGYPSMRQQGRMDSEALSMHAVRQQTQPVNPWMVDGSDAASMVSDRDATFTRQYAQSAVNGYTSQIRQGGGTMTFSAPMRRSLSGTLSRGGGMTGGEVEIAQQHSFKGPAHRTISRITNRNRMSMGSMSGTLPHQMSSAGSSYGGDRVDSGFITQGLTSASQGNLTMQRPGTLSRAMSIKSMQSVGKGMDIYGHGIDMGASMGNLSGITSLDMPTAVQNLREPDPELQVLGAAYIQHECYNDSDAKNEVRRLKGIGELVKLFNSENQEVQRFATGATRNLIYENMDNKVVLIEEGGIPQLVEALKEPDDELRKNITGILWNLSSKDNLKQKLARETLPDLTERILIPLSGLGDSDHVEQSASESEIFYNTTGCLRNLSSVNDKTRQQMRDTQGLVDSLVTYIKSSLEENKAEDKGVENAMCVLRNLSYQLYSEIPPSAQMRLDGPSRAQDTAKSDAIGCFTPQSKKAKNSKNQDLSTFTEVARVPKGMEWLWHPQIVGVYNRVLQQCEINSTTREAAAGALQNITAGDKRWASVLSRVALEQERMLPVVLDLLRTNKDVELRSLTGFLRNLSRHARDKNDMATKVVNNLVTKLPADGHQKEPSTEVVINICGVLNNLVTSSSVAARDITFFDGLPKLIGIKTSHDSSSGRIKAAKAAATVLINMFQYKKLHNSYKQKGFTRQDFADMVI; via the exons ATGGTAATG CCAAACAGCTCAGTCACCACCTACGGGCTCCCGTCTGAAATCCATGTCGGGAACGGGGGCTCCGTGACGGACGAGATGGCCAAAGTCCGGCGCgtccagcagcaggtccagATGAGACTGGCGGAGAAGTCCACACTTCCTCGTCAGAATGGATCAGCCTCGCATTACGCTATGTCAG ACTACGGTGGTTCTTCGGCAATGAAGTATAACACCTATAACCCAAGTTACAGCTCTAAATCCTACATTTATTCCGGCTCCAGAACAATG GGTCCACGAGTATCCCAGAGGTCAGGATTCAGCTGCCAGTCCGCTGGCCCAGAGATGGCCCAGTTCCACAGGATCAGTGTCGGGGGTGGAGGAATTGGccttggtggtggtggtggtggtggtggtggcggcggcaGCAGTTTTTATCGAGAGGAAGTACGCATGGGCGGCTACCCCAGCATGAGACAGCAGGGCCGGATGGACTCAGAGGCCCTCTCCATGCATGCAGTGCGGCAGCAGACACAGCCGGTGAATCCTTGGATGGTCGATGGAAGCGATGCTGCCAGCATGGTCTCTGACCGTGATGCCACCTTCACCCGCCAGTACGCTCAGAGCGCAGTCAACGGCTACACCAGCCAGATAAGGCAAGGAGGAGGCACCATGACCTTTTCAGCTCCCATGCGCCGATCTCTTAGTGGCACTCTTTCCCGTGGTGGAGGGATGACAGGAGGAGAAGTGGAGATCGCCCAGCAACATTCCTTCAAAGGTCCAGCCCACCGCACCATCAGCAGGATTACAAACCGAAACCGGATGAGCATGGGCTCCATGTCTGGGACCCTGCCGCATCAGATGTCCTCAGCTGGGAGCAGCTATGGCGGGGACAGAGTGGATTCAGGGTTCATCACACAAGGACTGACCTCTGCTTCCCAGGGGAACCTAACGATGCAGCGTCCAGGCACCCTGTCCCGCGCCATGTCAATCAAGAGCATGCAGAGTGTTGGCAAGGGCATGGACATCTATGGGCATGGCATTGACATGGGAGCCAGCATGGGCAACCTCAGCGG GATCACCTCCTTGGACATGCCCACAGCAGTGCAAAACCTGAGAGAGCCCGACCCTGAGCTGCAGGTCCTGGGGGCAGCCTACATTCAGCATGAGTGTTACAATGACAGCGATGCTAAGAACGAG GTGCGTCGCTTGAAGGGCATTGGGGAGCTGGTGAAGCTCTTCAACTCTGAGAACCAGGAAGTCCAGCGTTTTGCCACTGGCGCCACACGCAACCTCATCTATGAGAATATGGACAACAAGGTGGTCCTGATCGAGGAGGGCGGCATCCCACAGCTGGTCGAGGCCCTCAAGGAGCCCGACGATGAGCTCCGCAAAAACATCACAG gtaTATTGTGGAACCTTTCATCCAAAGACAACCTGAAGCAGAAACTGGCCAGGGAGACACTTCCTGATCTGACCGAGAGGATCCTCATCCCTCTGTCAGGCTTGGGAGACTCTGATCACGTGGAGCAATCCGCCTCAGAGTCAGAGATCTTCTACAACACCACAGGATGCCTCAG gaATCTGAGCTCTGTGAACGACAAGACCCGTCAGCAGATGAGAGATACACAGGGACTGGTGGACTCTCTGGTGACCTATATCAAGAGCTCCCTTGAGGAGAACAAGGCAGAAGACAAG GGGGTTGAAAATGCAATGTGTGTCTTGAGGAACCTCTCCTACCAGCTCTACAGTGAGATACCTCCATCTGCTCAGATGCGCTTGGATGGACCAAGCAGAGCTCAGGACACAGCAAAGAGTGACGCCATTGGCTGCTTTACACCTCAGAGCAAGAAAGCCAAAAAT AGCAAGAACCAGGACCTCTCCACTTTCACCGAGGTTGCTCGGGTGCCAAAGGGCATGGAGTGGCTGTGGCACCCGCAGATAGTCGGGGTGTACAACcgtgtgctgcagcagtgtgagaTCAACTCCACCACCCGCGAGGCAGCTGCCGGAGCGCTGCAGAACATCACAGCTGGAGACAAGAGG TGGGCTTCAGTGCTGAGCCGGGTGGCTCTGGAGCAGGAGCGCATGCTGCCGGTGGTGCTGGACCTCCTGCGTACCAACAAGGACGTGGAGCTGCGTTCCCTCACAGGCTTCCTCCGAAATCTGTCCCGCCATGCCAGGGATAAGAATGACATGG CCACAAAGGTGGTGAACAACCTGGTGACCAAGCTGCCTGCTGACGGACACCAGAAGGAGCCCTCGACCGAGGTGGTGATCAACATCTGCGGTGTTCTCAATAACTTGGTGACCAGCAGCTCTGTAGCTGCCAGAGACATCACCTTCTTTGATGGCCTGCCAAAACTCATCGGCATCAAGACCTCACATGACAGCAG CTCTGGAAGGATAAAGGCAGCcaaagcagcagccacagttCTCATCAACATGTTCCAGTACAAGAAACTGCACAACTCATACAAACAG AAAGGGTTTACAAGACAGGATTTTGCAGATATGGTGATCTAA
- the pkp3a gene encoding plakophilin-3a isoform X1, with amino-acid sequence MSTMASENVFLSALQPNSSVTTYGLPSEIHVGNGGSVTDEMAKVRRVQQQVQMRLAEKSTLPRQNGSASHYAMSDYGGSSAMKYNTYNPSYSSKSYIYSGSRTMGPRVSQRSGFSCQSAGPEMAQFHRISVGGGGIGLGGGGGGGGGGGSSFYREEVRMGGYPSMRQQGRMDSEALSMHAVRQQTQPVNPWMVDGSDAASMVSDRDATFTRQYAQSAVNGYTSQIRQGGGTMTFSAPMRRSLSGTLSRGGGMTGGEVEIAQQHSFKGPAHRTISRITNRNRMSMGSMSGTLPHQMSSAGSSYGGDRVDSGFITQGLTSASQGNLTMQRPGTLSRAMSIKSMQSVGKGMDIYGHGIDMGASMGNLSGITSLDMPTAVQNLREPDPELQVLGAAYIQHECYNDSDAKNEVRRLKGIGELVKLFNSENQEVQRFATGATRNLIYENMDNKVVLIEEGGIPQLVEALKEPDDELRKNITGILWNLSSKDNLKQKLARETLPDLTERILIPLSGLGDSDHVEQSASESEIFYNTTGCLRNLSSVNDKTRQQMRDTQGLVDSLVTYIKSSLEENKAEDKGVENAMCVLRNLSYQLYSEIPPSAQMRLDGPSRAQDTAKSDAIGCFTPQSKKAKNSKNQDLSTFTEVARVPKGMEWLWHPQIVGVYNRVLQQCEINSTTREAAAGALQNITAGDKRWASVLSRVALEQERMLPVVLDLLRTNKDVELRSLTGFLRNLSRHARDKNDMATKVVNNLVTKLPADGHQKEPSTEVVINICGVLNNLVTSSSVAARDITFFDGLPKLIGIKTSHDSSSGRIKAAKAAATVLINMFQYKKLHNSYKQKGFTRQDFADMVI; translated from the exons ATGAGTACCATGGCTTCAGAGAACGTTTTTCTATCCGCTTTACAGCCAAACAGCTCAGTCACCACCTACGGGCTCCCGTCTGAAATCCATGTCGGGAACGGGGGCTCCGTGACGGACGAGATGGCCAAAGTCCGGCGCgtccagcagcaggtccagATGAGACTGGCGGAGAAGTCCACACTTCCTCGTCAGAATGGATCAGCCTCGCATTACGCTATGTCAG ACTACGGTGGTTCTTCGGCAATGAAGTATAACACCTATAACCCAAGTTACAGCTCTAAATCCTACATTTATTCCGGCTCCAGAACAATG GGTCCACGAGTATCCCAGAGGTCAGGATTCAGCTGCCAGTCCGCTGGCCCAGAGATGGCCCAGTTCCACAGGATCAGTGTCGGGGGTGGAGGAATTGGccttggtggtggtggtggtggtggtggtggcggcggcaGCAGTTTTTATCGAGAGGAAGTACGCATGGGCGGCTACCCCAGCATGAGACAGCAGGGCCGGATGGACTCAGAGGCCCTCTCCATGCATGCAGTGCGGCAGCAGACACAGCCGGTGAATCCTTGGATGGTCGATGGAAGCGATGCTGCCAGCATGGTCTCTGACCGTGATGCCACCTTCACCCGCCAGTACGCTCAGAGCGCAGTCAACGGCTACACCAGCCAGATAAGGCAAGGAGGAGGCACCATGACCTTTTCAGCTCCCATGCGCCGATCTCTTAGTGGCACTCTTTCCCGTGGTGGAGGGATGACAGGAGGAGAAGTGGAGATCGCCCAGCAACATTCCTTCAAAGGTCCAGCCCACCGCACCATCAGCAGGATTACAAACCGAAACCGGATGAGCATGGGCTCCATGTCTGGGACCCTGCCGCATCAGATGTCCTCAGCTGGGAGCAGCTATGGCGGGGACAGAGTGGATTCAGGGTTCATCACACAAGGACTGACCTCTGCTTCCCAGGGGAACCTAACGATGCAGCGTCCAGGCACCCTGTCCCGCGCCATGTCAATCAAGAGCATGCAGAGTGTTGGCAAGGGCATGGACATCTATGGGCATGGCATTGACATGGGAGCCAGCATGGGCAACCTCAGCGG GATCACCTCCTTGGACATGCCCACAGCAGTGCAAAACCTGAGAGAGCCCGACCCTGAGCTGCAGGTCCTGGGGGCAGCCTACATTCAGCATGAGTGTTACAATGACAGCGATGCTAAGAACGAG GTGCGTCGCTTGAAGGGCATTGGGGAGCTGGTGAAGCTCTTCAACTCTGAGAACCAGGAAGTCCAGCGTTTTGCCACTGGCGCCACACGCAACCTCATCTATGAGAATATGGACAACAAGGTGGTCCTGATCGAGGAGGGCGGCATCCCACAGCTGGTCGAGGCCCTCAAGGAGCCCGACGATGAGCTCCGCAAAAACATCACAG gtaTATTGTGGAACCTTTCATCCAAAGACAACCTGAAGCAGAAACTGGCCAGGGAGACACTTCCTGATCTGACCGAGAGGATCCTCATCCCTCTGTCAGGCTTGGGAGACTCTGATCACGTGGAGCAATCCGCCTCAGAGTCAGAGATCTTCTACAACACCACAGGATGCCTCAG gaATCTGAGCTCTGTGAACGACAAGACCCGTCAGCAGATGAGAGATACACAGGGACTGGTGGACTCTCTGGTGACCTATATCAAGAGCTCCCTTGAGGAGAACAAGGCAGAAGACAAG GGGGTTGAAAATGCAATGTGTGTCTTGAGGAACCTCTCCTACCAGCTCTACAGTGAGATACCTCCATCTGCTCAGATGCGCTTGGATGGACCAAGCAGAGCTCAGGACACAGCAAAGAGTGACGCCATTGGCTGCTTTACACCTCAGAGCAAGAAAGCCAAAAAT AGCAAGAACCAGGACCTCTCCACTTTCACCGAGGTTGCTCGGGTGCCAAAGGGCATGGAGTGGCTGTGGCACCCGCAGATAGTCGGGGTGTACAACcgtgtgctgcagcagtgtgagaTCAACTCCACCACCCGCGAGGCAGCTGCCGGAGCGCTGCAGAACATCACAGCTGGAGACAAGAGG TGGGCTTCAGTGCTGAGCCGGGTGGCTCTGGAGCAGGAGCGCATGCTGCCGGTGGTGCTGGACCTCCTGCGTACCAACAAGGACGTGGAGCTGCGTTCCCTCACAGGCTTCCTCCGAAATCTGTCCCGCCATGCCAGGGATAAGAATGACATGG CCACAAAGGTGGTGAACAACCTGGTGACCAAGCTGCCTGCTGACGGACACCAGAAGGAGCCCTCGACCGAGGTGGTGATCAACATCTGCGGTGTTCTCAATAACTTGGTGACCAGCAGCTCTGTAGCTGCCAGAGACATCACCTTCTTTGATGGCCTGCCAAAACTCATCGGCATCAAGACCTCACATGACAGCAG CTCTGGAAGGATAAAGGCAGCcaaagcagcagccacagttCTCATCAACATGTTCCAGTACAAGAAACTGCACAACTCATACAAACAG AAAGGGTTTACAAGACAGGATTTTGCAGATATGGTGATCTAA